In the Staphylococcus sp. IVB6240 genome, one interval contains:
- a CDS encoding AzlD domain-containing protein, which produces MTTFYFLSAVVLSGLVTLLVRILPLIMISRLELSEKFIKWLSFIPITLFTALVVDGLIQQQDGQFGYTINWTFLIALAPTILVALRTRSLTMTVIIGMITVAILRVMIGA; this is translated from the coding sequence ATGACAACATTTTATTTTTTGAGCGCGGTTGTGTTATCAGGTCTTGTGACATTGTTAGTACGCATCTTACCGCTAATCATGATCTCGAGACTCGAGCTATCAGAGAAGTTTATTAAATGGCTTTCTTTCATCCCAATCACATTATTTACAGCACTTGTTGTTGACGGTTTGATACAGCAACAAGATGGCCAGTTTGGATATACCATCAATTGGACGTTTCTCATTGCGTTGGCACCTACTATCTTGGTTGCCTTACGTACACGTAGTTTAACAATGACTGTCATCATAGGGATGATAACAGTCGCAATATTAAGAGTCATGATAGGGGCTTGA
- the serS gene encoding serine--tRNA ligase, translating into MLDIKLFRNEPEMVKEKIQLRGDDPAVVDEVLALDQKRRELIQQTEELKAERNKASELIAQKKRNKEDADEAIQLQRKAGEKVKAIDAELKEVDTALNDKLSRIPNLIHDDVPQGKDDTENVELKKWGTPREFDFEAKAHWDIVEDLGMADFERAARVSGARFVFLTNEGAKLERALMNYMITKHTTQHGYTEMMVPQLVNRQTMYGTGQLPKFEEDLFKVEKEGLYTIPTAEVPLTNYYRDEVIQPGVLPEKFTGQSACFRSEAGSAGRDTRGLIRLHQFNKVEMVRIEKPEDSWNALEEMTGNAEAILEELGLPYRRVILCTGDIGFGSTKTYDLEVWLPSYNDYKEISSCSNCMDFQARRANIRFKRDKDSKPEYVHTLNGSGLAVGRTFAAIVENYQNEDGSITIPEALVPFMGGQTVIEPK; encoded by the coding sequence ATGTTAGACATTAAATTATTCAGAAATGAACCTGAAATGGTAAAAGAAAAGATTCAATTACGTGGAGATGATCCAGCTGTTGTTGATGAAGTATTAGCACTTGATCAAAAGCGTCGTGAATTGATTCAACAAACAGAAGAATTAAAAGCAGAGCGTAATAAAGCTTCTGAATTAATTGCACAAAAGAAACGTAATAAAGAAGATGCAGACGAAGCAATCCAATTGCAACGTAAAGCAGGAGAAAAAGTAAAAGCCATTGATGCTGAATTGAAAGAAGTAGATACAGCATTAAACGATAAGTTATCACGTATTCCGAACTTAATTCATGACGATGTGCCTCAAGGTAAAGACGATACTGAAAATGTTGAACTTAAAAAATGGGGCACACCACGTGAATTTGACTTTGAAGCAAAAGCGCACTGGGATATCGTAGAAGATTTAGGTATGGCAGACTTTGAACGTGCAGCACGTGTATCAGGTGCCCGTTTTGTATTCTTAACAAACGAAGGTGCGAAGTTAGAGCGTGCATTAATGAACTATATGATTACGAAACATACGACACAACACGGTTATACAGAAATGATGGTGCCACAATTAGTAAACCGTCAAACAATGTATGGGACAGGACAACTTCCTAAGTTTGAAGAAGACTTATTCAAAGTTGAAAAAGAAGGTCTTTACACAATTCCAACAGCAGAAGTGCCATTAACAAACTATTACCGTGATGAAGTCATTCAACCAGGCGTATTACCGGAAAAATTCACAGGCCAATCTGCATGCTTTAGAAGTGAAGCGGGATCTGCTGGACGTGACACACGTGGCTTAATTCGTCTTCACCAATTCAATAAAGTAGAAATGGTTCGCATTGAAAAACCAGAAGACTCTTGGAATGCATTAGAAGAAATGACTGGCAATGCAGAAGCAATTCTTGAAGAATTAGGTTTACCATATCGTCGCGTTATTTTATGTACAGGTGATATCGGATTCGGTTCAACAAAAACATACGACTTAGAAGTATGGTTACCAAGCTATAATGACTATAAAGAAATCAGCTCTTGCTCAAACTGCATGGACTTCCAAGCGCGTCGTGCGAACATCCGCTTCAAACGCGACAAAGATTCAAAACCAGAATATGTACACACATTAAATGGTTCTGGTTTAGCAGTAGGACGTACATTTGCTGCAATTGTTGAAAACTATCAAAACGAAGATGGTTCTATTACAATTCCAGAAGCACTTGTACCATTTATGGGTGGACAAACAGTTATCGAACCAAAATAA
- a CDS encoding TetR/AcrR family transcriptional regulator, producing the protein MEKQKITKSLIITTAQTIIQETQQTEISISKIAIALDVTHAAIYKHFENKQALWTAVCKDWFMSRIIQRIDINDAAYTNKIEWLHDYLWAFVNAKRDTYHSNKVMFELNTRYIDKDPFMLREVLTPCYIRIQQQMGYDEHQLERAEVILSAFSAFTLPMFKDTWDLPDYAHRFEMTFDLIKHSV; encoded by the coding sequence ATGGAAAAGCAAAAAATAACAAAATCATTAATTATTACAACGGCTCAAACAATCATTCAAGAAACACAGCAGACAGAGATTTCAATCTCTAAAATTGCGATAGCACTTGATGTGACACATGCAGCTATTTATAAACATTTTGAGAATAAACAGGCTTTGTGGACGGCTGTCTGTAAAGATTGGTTTATGTCGCGTATTATCCAACGAATCGATATCAATGATGCAGCCTATACGAATAAAATAGAATGGCTTCATGATTATCTTTGGGCGTTTGTGAATGCGAAAAGAGATACATATCATTCAAACAAAGTGATGTTTGAATTGAATACACGTTATATCGATAAAGATCCCTTCATGCTACGAGAGGTCTTAACGCCTTGTTACATTCGCATTCAACAGCAAATGGGCTATGATGAGCATCAGCTTGAGAGGGCTGAAGTGATTCTTTCTGCATTTTCAGCCTTTACACTACCAATGTTCAAAGATACGTGGGATTTACCAGACTACGCACATCGTTTTGAGATGACATTCGACCTAATCAAACATAGTGTTTAA
- a CDS encoding YitT family protein produces the protein MEITEQEPVSYKREKPRRATYFIKRFFFITLGAVLMGVALELFLVPNQLLDGGIVGISIILSHLSGIKLGAFIFILNLPFFFLGYKQIGKTFAISTIYAITVLSLSTILLHPIDPLIEDKFLVTIFGGAVLGIGVGIVLRYGGSLDGTEILSILVQNKVPFSVGEIVMIINFFIFGAAGFVFTWENALFSVVAYFIASKMIDTVLLGFDESKSVWVISDAYKDIGEAINSRLGRGVTYLKGEGAYTGEDKRVIFCVITRLEEAKLKDIVMEIDERAFLSIGNVSEVRGGNHKKRDIH, from the coding sequence ATGGAAATTACAGAGCAAGAACCTGTATCTTACAAGAGGGAAAAACCACGTCGTGCGACGTACTTTATCAAACGTTTTTTCTTCATCACACTGGGTGCCGTACTGATGGGTGTCGCATTAGAACTCTTTCTCGTTCCAAATCAATTACTTGATGGTGGCATTGTCGGTATCTCAATTATTTTATCCCACTTATCTGGGATTAAGCTGGGGGCTTTTATCTTTATTCTAAACCTACCGTTTTTCTTTTTAGGTTATAAACAAATCGGTAAGACCTTTGCGATTTCTACAATTTATGCCATTACAGTATTATCTCTTTCAACGATTTTACTTCATCCAATTGATCCACTCATTGAAGATAAGTTTCTAGTAACCATTTTTGGTGGTGCTGTGCTTGGGATTGGTGTCGGAATCGTCCTAAGATATGGCGGATCATTAGACGGTACAGAAATACTATCCATTCTCGTACAAAACAAAGTCCCATTTTCAGTTGGAGAAATCGTGATGATTATTAACTTCTTCATCTTTGGTGCAGCTGGCTTTGTCTTCACATGGGAGAATGCACTTTTTAGTGTTGTCGCATACTTTATCGCATCAAAAATGATTGATACGGTATTACTTGGCTTTGACGAATCGAAATCTGTTTGGGTGATCAGTGATGCTTATAAAGACATTGGTGAAGCAATTAACTCTCGTCTCGGTCGTGGTGTCACTTATTTAAAAGGTGAAGGTGCTTATACTGGCGAAGATAAACGTGTTATCTTCTGTGTTATCACACGTTTAGAAGAAGCAAAGCTCAAAGATATTGTAATGGAAATTGATGAGCGTGCGTTTCTTTCTATTGGTAATGTATCCGAAGTACGTGGTGGTAATCACAAAAAACGTGATATTCACTAA
- a CDS encoding AzlC family ABC transporter permease — MSYQTFKQGVKDCIPTLLGYAGIGFSFGVVGITSGFNIFEIALLSILIYAGAAQFIVIALMVVHTPVWVIVLTALIVNSRMFLLSMTLAPSFKHETLGHRIGIGTLLTDETFGVAITPYSRGEIIGRNWMYGLNITAYLFWILTTILGAALGDFVSQPEMFGLDYAIIAMFVFLAAAQLEGVHKSKIRLYLLLILVVIVLMLVLSLFMPSYLAIMIASILTATLGMVIEQ, encoded by the coding sequence ATGTCATATCAGACATTTAAACAAGGTGTAAAAGATTGTATTCCTACTTTGCTAGGCTATGCTGGAATTGGTTTTTCATTCGGTGTGGTAGGTATTACGTCTGGATTTAATATATTTGAGATTGCCTTATTATCTATTTTAATCTATGCCGGTGCTGCACAATTTATCGTCATTGCATTAATGGTTGTCCATACACCTGTGTGGGTAATTGTATTGACGGCACTAATTGTGAATAGCCGAATGTTCTTATTGAGTATGACATTAGCGCCCTCTTTCAAGCATGAAACGTTAGGCCATCGTATTGGTATTGGAACATTGCTGACAGATGAGACATTTGGTGTGGCTATCACCCCCTACTCGAGAGGGGAGATAATTGGGCGTAACTGGATGTATGGCTTAAACATCACAGCGTATCTCTTTTGGATATTGACGACCATCCTTGGTGCGGCATTAGGTGACTTTGTCAGTCAACCAGAAATGTTTGGTTTAGACTACGCAATCATAGCAATGTTTGTTTTCTTAGCTGCTGCACAATTAGAGGGCGTACATAAATCAAAGATACGTCTGTACTTATTACTTATCTTGGTTGTGATTGTCTTAATGTTGGTGTTAAGTCTATTTATGCCTTCTTACCTTGCTATTATGATTGCATCGATATTAACCGCAACATTAGGGATGGTGATTGAACAATGA
- the rplI gene encoding 50S ribosomal protein L9 gives MKVIFTQDVKGKGKKGEIKNVPVGYANNFLIKNGYAVEATPGNLKQLEQKNKRIEKEKQQEFEDAKALKEKLETLEVEVKAKSGEGGKLFGSISTKQIAESLNKQHGIKLDKRKMDLANGIHALGYTNVPVKLHKDVEGTIRVHTVEQ, from the coding sequence ATGAAAGTAATTTTTACACAAGACGTAAAAGGTAAAGGTAAAAAAGGCGAAATTAAAAATGTACCAGTAGGTTATGCGAATAACTTCTTAATCAAAAATGGTTATGCTGTTGAAGCGACACCTGGTAACTTAAAACAATTAGAACAAAAAAATAAGCGTATCGAAAAAGAAAAGCAACAAGAATTTGAAGATGCTAAAGCGTTAAAAGAAAAGTTAGAAACACTTGAAGTAGAAGTAAAAGCGAAGTCAGGTGAGGGCGGTAAGTTGTTCGGTTCAATCAGTACAAAACAAATTGCTGAATCCCTAAATAAACAACACGGTATTAAACTTGATAAACGTAAAATGGACTTAGCAAACGGCATCCATGCGTTAGGTTATACGAACGTACCTGTGAAGTTACACAAAGATGTAGAGGGTACAATTCGTGTTCATACAGTAGAACAATAA
- a CDS encoding DUF2232 domain-containing protein, with product MLLCTLAWLLVILAIYFMPALGLIVALFATLPGIILWHRSLYSFGFSVFITFIIATLTGSVMIMSFMMIVFVISALIGRLLQERASKERILYLTTIVSSILTLGLMMILQSIQQLPYAHELLEPYQAVVDQAIALQDLDEASQEVLNASVQQLAIQMPGLIVIALALFMFLTLVIICPILRKFKIATPVFRPLYLWQMNRSVFFIYAIALLVGMTTEPATTMNSISVNFQIVLGFLLVIQGLSFIHYICVVNRLHISLTIVFVMLGVMFYPLTRILGLLDIGLNLKGMINKR from the coding sequence ATGTTGCTATGTACACTTGCATGGCTATTGGTCATCTTAGCGATATACTTCATGCCCGCATTGGGATTGATTGTCGCATTGTTTGCAACACTCCCAGGGATTATATTATGGCACCGTTCCTTATATTCATTCGGATTCAGTGTCTTCATTACATTTATTATTGCGACATTAACAGGCAGCGTCATGATCATGAGTTTTATGATGATTGTTTTCGTAATCAGTGCATTGATTGGTCGCCTGTTACAGGAACGTGCCTCAAAAGAGCGCATCCTATACCTAACAACAATCGTATCAAGCATATTGACGTTAGGTTTAATGATGATTTTACAAAGTATTCAACAATTACCTTATGCACATGAATTGTTAGAACCATATCAAGCAGTGGTTGATCAAGCCATTGCTCTACAAGATTTAGATGAAGCATCACAAGAGGTGCTAAACGCATCTGTACAACAACTTGCCATTCAGATGCCAGGTCTTATTGTCATCGCATTGGCATTGTTCATGTTTTTAACGTTAGTGATTATTTGTCCTATTTTACGCAAGTTTAAGATTGCGACACCGGTTTTTAGACCGCTGTATCTATGGCAAATGAATCGTTCAGTCTTCTTTATTTATGCGATTGCATTGTTAGTAGGTATGACAACAGAACCTGCGACAACAATGAACAGTATCAGCGTGAACTTTCAAATTGTCCTCGGATTTTTACTTGTAATTCAAGGTTTGAGCTTTATCCATTATATATGTGTGGTAAACCGACTACATATTAGTTTGACGATTGTATTTGTCATGTTAGGTGTAATGTTTTATCCTTTAACACGTATACTTGGATTGCTAGATATAGGTTTAAATTTAAAAGGTATGATAAATAAACGATAA
- a CDS encoding alpha/beta fold hydrolase, translating into MSNYIVDTLHLGAFTTESGETIQDLQLRYEYVGYKGQPLVLVCHALTGNHLTYGTDEQPGWWREIIDGGYMPFHDYQFLTFNVIGSPFGSSSRANDPHFPEHLTMRDIVRAIELGVKALGYSEIDILIGASLGGMQVMELLYNRQFHVKKAVILAATAKTSSYSRAFNEIARQVIHLGGTEGLSIARQLGFLTYRSSKSYESRFTPDEVVSYQKYQGDKFKSTFHLESYLTLLDVLDSHDIYRGRDDVSAVFRMLDTKVLTIGFVDDLLYPDDQVEAVGQHFRYHRHFFVPDNVGHDGFLLNFNDWAPYLYHFLKVSRFRR; encoded by the coding sequence ATGAGTAACTATATAGTAGACACGTTGCATTTAGGTGCATTTACAACAGAATCTGGTGAAACGATTCAAGATTTACAGCTGCGATATGAATATGTTGGCTACAAAGGACAGCCGCTTGTGCTTGTTTGTCATGCACTCACTGGAAATCATTTAACGTATGGAACAGATGAGCAACCGGGGTGGTGGCGAGAAATTATTGATGGTGGCTATATGCCATTTCATGATTATCAGTTTTTAACATTCAATGTCATCGGTAGTCCGTTTGGTTCAAGTTCACGTGCAAATGACCCACATTTTCCAGAACATCTGACAATGCGTGATATTGTGAGAGCTATTGAATTGGGTGTGAAAGCATTGGGTTATTCAGAAATTGATATTCTAATCGGAGCGTCACTCGGTGGTATGCAAGTCATGGAGTTGCTGTACAATCGACAATTTCATGTGAAGAAAGCTGTCATTTTAGCCGCAACAGCTAAGACGTCTTCATACAGCCGTGCATTTAATGAAATTGCACGTCAGGTGATTCATTTAGGTGGAACAGAGGGTCTGAGTATTGCGCGACAACTTGGTTTCCTTACGTACCGATCATCTAAAAGTTATGAGTCAAGATTTACACCTGATGAGGTTGTTTCATATCAGAAATATCAAGGGGATAAGTTTAAGTCAACATTCCATTTAGAGAGCTATTTAACACTGCTGGACGTCTTAGATAGTCATGATATTTATCGTGGGCGAGATGATGTGAGTGCTGTATTTCGTATGCTAGACACGAAAGTATTAACGATTGGTTTTGTTGATGACCTTTTATATCCAGATGATCAAGTGGAAGCGGTAGGCCAACATTTCCGTTACCATCGTCATTTCTTTGTACCTGATAATGTCGGACATGATGGCTTCCTTCTTAATTTTAATGATTGGGCACCTTATCTCTACCATTTCTTAAAAGTCTCTCGTTTTCGTCGCTAA
- a CDS encoding DHH family phosphoesterase — protein sequence MNRHAIKKALIIPFVLMTLAALISVGVLVIFNKMFALIAGLGLFVVLIICAILLRRVYQHFDGYIDQLSGKISAGSDRAVKTMPMGLIVLDEAEQIEWVNPFMTERIERNVISDPINEVYPNILKQLEKAKEIEYQDGPYAYRVKYSEEEKILYFLDMTEETEIRQEYEDQQPIIATLFLDNYDEITQNMNDTQRSEINAMVTRVISRWAQRHNVYFKRYSSDQFVAYLNRRILREIEESKFDILSELREKSSGYRAQLTFSIGVGEGSENLIDLGELSQSGLDLALGRGGDQVAIKNINGNVRFYGGKTDPMEKRTRVRARVISHALKDILLEGDKVIVMGHKRPDLDAIGAAIGVTRFAMMNNLDAYVVLNESDIDPTLQRVMDEINEKPELKERFITSDDAWNMMTSKTTLVVVDTHKPEMVIDENILNKANRKVVIDHHRRGESFISNPLLVYMEPYASSTAELVTELLEYQPTEQRLTRLESTVMYAGIIVDTRNFTLRTGSRTFDAASYLRAHGADTILTQHFLKDDIETYINRSELIRTVDLQDNGIAIAHGADDKKYHPVTVAQAADELLSLDGVDASYVVARREDDLVGMSARSLGGFNVQLTMEALGGGGHLTNAATQIKDVTVEEAIEQLKVAIAEQIDRSDES from the coding sequence ATGAATCGTCATGCTATAAAGAAAGCATTGATCATTCCATTTGTATTGATGACACTTGCTGCCTTGATAAGTGTGGGTGTCTTAGTAATCTTTAACAAGATGTTTGCACTTATTGCAGGATTGGGGTTATTCGTTGTACTTATCATTTGTGCCATACTTCTGAGACGTGTATATCAACATTTTGATGGTTACATTGACCAACTGAGCGGTAAGATTTCAGCTGGAAGTGATAGAGCAGTCAAGACGATGCCGATGGGACTGATCGTATTAGACGAAGCAGAGCAAATTGAATGGGTCAATCCATTTATGACTGAGCGTATTGAGCGCAATGTAATATCAGATCCGATCAATGAAGTGTACCCAAATATTTTAAAGCAATTAGAAAAAGCAAAAGAAATTGAATATCAAGACGGTCCGTATGCATATCGTGTGAAATATTCAGAAGAAGAAAAAATTCTTTATTTCCTAGATATGACAGAAGAAACGGAAATACGACAAGAATATGAAGACCAACAACCGATTATTGCCACATTATTCTTGGATAACTATGATGAAATTACACAAAATATGAATGACACACAACGTTCTGAAATCAATGCGATGGTGACGCGTGTGATTAGTCGTTGGGCTCAGAGACATAACGTTTACTTCAAGCGTTATAGCTCAGACCAATTTGTCGCATATTTGAATAGACGAATTTTACGTGAAATTGAAGAAAGTAAATTTGATATTTTGAGTGAATTGCGTGAGAAGAGTAGTGGTTATCGTGCACAGCTGACGTTCAGTATTGGCGTCGGGGAAGGCTCAGAAAACTTAATTGACCTTGGTGAACTATCACAGTCAGGTTTAGACTTAGCGTTAGGACGTGGTGGAGACCAAGTTGCGATTAAAAATATCAATGGTAATGTGCGTTTCTATGGCGGTAAGACTGACCCGATGGAAAAACGTACCCGTGTACGTGCACGTGTTATTTCACATGCGTTGAAGGATATCTTACTTGAAGGCGATAAAGTGATTGTGATGGGGCATAAGCGACCAGACCTAGATGCGATTGGCGCAGCGATTGGTGTCACACGCTTTGCGATGATGAATAACTTGGATGCGTATGTTGTATTAAATGAGTCAGATATTGATCCAACGTTACAACGTGTGATGGATGAAATCAACGAAAAGCCAGAGCTGAAAGAACGCTTCATCACATCAGATGATGCATGGAATATGATGACGTCTAAAACAACATTAGTCGTTGTCGATACACATAAACCAGAAATGGTGATTGATGAAAATATTTTAAATAAAGCAAACCGTAAAGTAGTGATCGACCACCATCGTCGAGGAGAAAGTTTTATTTCAAATCCACTTCTCGTGTATATGGAGCCGTATGCAAGCTCAACTGCAGAGCTCGTAACAGAGTTGCTTGAATACCAACCAACAGAACAGCGACTTACACGACTTGAATCAACTGTGATGTACGCAGGTATTATTGTGGATACGCGTAACTTTACATTGCGTACAGGTTCTCGTACATTTGATGCGGCAAGCTACTTGCGTGCCCATGGTGCAGATACAATTCTTACACAGCATTTCTTAAAAGATGATATTGAAACTTACATCAATCGTTCAGAATTAATTCGTACAGTAGATTTACAAGATAACGGTATTGCAATTGCCCACGGCGCAGATGACAAAAAATATCACCCTGTTACAGTGGCACAAGCAGCTGATGAATTATTAAGTTTAGATGGTGTAGATGCCTCTTATGTTGTTGCAAGACGCGAAGATGACCTTGTAGGTATGTCTGCCCGATCACTTGGTGGCTTTAATGTTCAATTAACAATGGAAGCACTTGGTGGTGGTGGTCATCTGACAAATGCAGCGACACAGATTAAAGATGTAACAGTAGAAGAAGCGATTGAACAATTGAAAGTTGCAATTGCGGAACAAATAGATAGGAGTGACGAATCATGA
- a CDS encoding adenylosuccinate synthase, whose translation MSSIVVVGTQWGDEGKGKITDFLAEQADVITRFSGGNNAGHTIKFDGETYKLHLVPSGIFYKDKLSVIGNGVVVDPVAILKELDALNERGIATDNLRISNRAHVILPYHLMQDELEEARRGDNKIGTTKKGIGPAYVDKAQRIGIRMADLLDKEVFEARLKENLAYKNDYFKGMFNAEAPAFEEIFEEYYAAGQRLAPYVTDTAKVLDDAFVADERVLFEGAQGVMLDIDHGTYPFVTSSNPIAGNVTVGAGVGPTNVSKVVGVCKAYTSRVGDGPFPTELFDEDGHHIREVGREYGTTTGRPRRVGWFDSVVLRHSRRVSGITDLSINSIDVLTGLDTVKICTAYELDGKEITEYPANLNDLKRCKPIFEELPGWKEDITNVRTLDELPDNARRYLERISELCNVHISIFSVGPDRNQTNVVEQLWV comes from the coding sequence ATGTCATCAATCGTAGTAGTTGGGACACAATGGGGAGACGAAGGTAAAGGTAAAATTACAGACTTTTTAGCGGAACAAGCAGATGTGATCACACGTTTTTCAGGTGGAAATAACGCAGGTCATACAATCAAGTTTGACGGTGAAACATACAAATTGCACTTAGTACCATCTGGTATTTTCTATAAAGATAAATTATCAGTGATTGGTAACGGTGTGGTAGTAGATCCAGTTGCAATTTTAAAAGAATTAGACGCTTTGAACGAACGTGGTATCGCGACAGATAACTTGCGCATTTCAAACCGTGCGCATGTGATTTTACCATATCACCTAATGCAAGATGAGCTTGAAGAAGCACGTCGTGGTGATAACAAAATCGGTACAACGAAAAAAGGTATTGGCCCAGCATACGTAGACAAAGCACAACGTATTGGTATCCGTATGGCTGATCTTTTAGACAAAGAAGTATTTGAAGCACGTTTAAAAGAAAACTTAGCTTATAAAAACGATTATTTCAAAGGTATGTTCAATGCAGAAGCACCTGCATTTGAAGAAATTTTTGAAGAATACTACGCAGCAGGTCAACGCCTTGCACCATACGTAACAGATACAGCCAAAGTATTGGATGATGCATTTGTTGCGGATGAGCGTGTCCTATTTGAAGGCGCACAAGGTGTCATGTTAGACATCGACCACGGAACATATCCATTTGTTACATCAAGTAACCCTATCGCAGGTAACGTAACAGTGGGTGCTGGTGTGGGTCCAACAAATGTTTCAAAAGTTGTGGGTGTATGTAAAGCGTACACATCTCGTGTAGGTGATGGTCCATTCCCAACAGAATTATTTGATGAAGATGGTCACCACATTCGTGAAGTTGGCCGTGAATACGGTACAACAACAGGACGTCCACGTCGTGTAGGTTGGTTCGACTCAGTTGTATTACGTCACTCTCGTCGTGTGAGTGGTATTACAGATTTATCAATCAACTCAATCGACGTCTTAACTGGTTTAGATACAGTGAAAATCTGTACAGCATACGAGTTAGATGGCAAAGAGATCACAGAGTACCCAGCAAACTTAAATGATTTAAAACGTTGTAAGCCAATCTTTGAAGAGTTACCAGGTTGGAAAGAAGATATCACAAATGTACGTACATTAGATGAATTACCTGATAATGCACGACGTTACTTAGAACGTATTTCTGAATTATGTAACGTACACATTTCTATCTTCTCAGTAGGTCCAGACCGTAACCAAACAAATGTTGTAGAACAATTATGGGTATAA
- the dnaB gene encoding replicative DNA helicase, translating into MDGMFDHNQMPHSHEAEQSVLGAIFLDPELISTTQEILVPESFYRAPHQHIFRAMMHLNEDGNDIDIVTVLDRLTQDGVVNEAGGVQYLAEITSSVPTTRNIEYYTNVVFKHAMKRKLIHTADSIASDGYNDELDLDTILNDAERRILELSNVRESDGFKDIRDVLGQVYENAEELDQNSGQTPGIPTGYRDLDQMTAGFNRNDLIILAARPSVGKTAFALNIAQKVATHEDNYTVGIFSLEMGADQLATRMICSSGNVDSNRLRTGTMTEEDWNRFTVAVGKLSRTKIFIDDTPGIRITDIRSKCRRLKQEHGLDMIVIDYLQLIQGSGSRASDNRQQEVSEISRMLKAIARELECPVIALSQLSRGVEQRQDKRPMMSDIRESGSIEQDADIVAFLYRDDYYNRGDGEDDDDDTSFEPQTNDENGEIEIIIAKQRNGPTGTVKLHFMKQYNKFTDIDYAHAEMA; encoded by the coding sequence ATGGATGGTATGTTTGACCATAATCAAATGCCACATAGTCATGAAGCGGAACAATCTGTACTAGGTGCGATATTTTTAGATCCTGAACTGATCTCAACGACACAAGAGATATTAGTGCCTGAATCTTTTTATCGTGCGCCGCATCAACATATTTTCCGTGCTATGATGCACTTAAATGAAGACGGCAATGATATCGATATCGTGACAGTATTGGATCGCCTGACCCAAGATGGTGTTGTGAATGAAGCGGGAGGTGTACAATATTTAGCTGAGATTACATCTAGCGTTCCGACAACGCGAAATATTGAATATTATACAAATGTCGTTTTTAAACACGCAATGAAGCGTAAATTAATCCATACAGCAGATAGTATCGCAAGTGATGGGTACAATGATGAGTTAGATTTGGACACGATCCTAAACGATGCAGAACGACGTATCTTAGAACTTTCAAATGTACGTGAAAGTGATGGCTTTAAAGATATCCGTGATGTCTTAGGACAAGTGTATGAGAATGCGGAAGAACTCGATCAAAATAGCGGACAAACACCAGGTATTCCAACTGGATATCGTGATCTCGATCAGATGACAGCAGGTTTTAACCGCAACGACTTAATTATTCTAGCAGCCCGTCCATCAGTCGGTAAGACTGCCTTCGCACTTAACATTGCACAAAAAGTTGCGACACATGAAGACAATTATACAGTGGGTATCTTCTCGCTCGAGATGGGTGCTGATCAGTTAGCCACACGTATGATCTGTAGTTCAGGGAATGTGGATTCTAACCGCTTGAGAACGGGGACGATGACGGAAGAAGACTGGAATCGTTTTACCGTAGCAGTCGGTAAGCTTTCTCGTACTAAAATCTTTATTGATGATACGCCGGGTATTCGTATTACAGATATTCGCTCAAAATGTCGACGCTTAAAGCAAGAGCACGGACTTGATATGATTGTGATTGACTACTTACAATTGATACAAGGAAGCGGTTCTAGAGCTTCAGACAACCGTCAACAAGAAGTCTCTGAAATCTCACGTATGTTAAAAGCCATCGCGCGTGAACTCGAATGTCCTGTCATTGCACTTAGTCAGCTCTCACGTGGCGTAGAGCAACGACAAGATAAGCGACCAATGATGAGTGATATTCGTGAATCAGGGTCTATCGAGCAAGATGCGGATATCGTAGCCTTCTTATATCGTGATGATTATTATAATCGCGGTGATGGTGAAGATGATGATGACGATACGAGTTTTGAACCACAAACGAATGATGAAAATGGTGAAATTGAAATTATTATCGCCAAGCAGCGTAACGGCCCAACAGGTACTGTGAAGCTACACTTTATGAAACAATACAATAAATTTACAGATATTGATTATGCGCATGCAGAAATGGCATAA